In Etheostoma spectabile isolate EspeVRDwgs_2016 unplaced genomic scaffold, UIUC_Espe_1.0 scaffold00000255, whole genome shotgun sequence, the following are encoded in one genomic region:
- the LOC116674434 gene encoding proteasome subunit alpha type-4, whose protein sequence is MSRRYDSRTTIFSPEGRLYQVEYAMEAIGHAGTCLGILANDGVLLAAERRNIHKLLDEVFFSEKIYKLNDDLACSVAGITSDANVLTNELRLIAQRYLLQYQEPIPCEQLVTALCDIKQAYTQFGGKRPFGVSLLYMGWDKHYGFQLYQSDPSGNYGGWKATCIGNNSAAAVSMLKQDFKEGEMSLASALALAVKSSTRQWMSASSQQRKWKLPHLTREDGENKIKVLKQKEVEETHQTT, encoded by the exons ATG TCTCGTAGGTATGATTCCCGAACAACCATATTTTCCCCTGAAG GACGCCTGTATCAGGTGGAGTATGCAATGGAAGCAATTGGTCACGCTGGAACATGCCTGGGGATTCTAGCCAATGACGGAGTGCTCTTAGCAGCAGAAAGACGCAACATTCACAAACTGCTTGATGAGGTTTTCTTCTCTGAGAAGATCTACAAGCTCAATGA TGACTTGGCCTGCAGTGTTGCTGGGATCACATCAGATGCTAATGTACTGACAAATGAGCTGCGGCTAATTGCACAGAG atatttattGCAGTACCAGGAGCCAATCCCCTGCGAGCAGTTGGTGACAGCCCTGTGTGACATCAAACAAGCATATACACAGTTTGGCG GTAAGAGGCCATTTGGTGTTTCTCTGCTCTACATGGGCTGGGACAAACACTACGGCTTCCAGTTGTACCAAAGTGACCCCAGTGGCAACTATGGAGGCTGGAAGGCAACCTGTATTGGAAACAACAGCGCT GCTGCAGTGTCCATGTTGAAGCAGGACTTCAAAGAGGGTGAGATGAGTCTGGCTTCTGCTCTGGCTTTGGCTGTCAAGTCCTCAACAAGACAATGGATGTCAGCAAGCTCTCAGCAGAGAAAG TGGAAATTGCCCCACCTGACTCGAGAAGACGGGGAAAACAAAATCAAGGTGTTGAAACAGAAAGAAGTCGAGGAAACTCATCAAACGACATGA
- the LOC116674433 gene encoding LOW QUALITY PROTEIN: solute carrier family 25 member 44-like (The sequence of the model RefSeq protein was modified relative to this genomic sequence to represent the inferred CDS: inserted 2 bases in 2 codons) codes for MQEKRNIQIIEWEDLDKRKFXSFGVFMTMTIRATVYPATLIRTRLQVQRGKSLYSGTFDAFFKILXTEGVRGLYRGFMVNTFTLISGQAYITTYELVRKYVSQYSEDNTVKSLVAGGFASLVAQSITVPIDVISQQLMMQGQGEHLTRFRLNFNTETGKPKKVFGQTRNIMGQIFAADGFRGFYRGYVASLLTYIPNSAVWWPFYHFYAEQLSQLAPSDCPHLILQAMAGPLAAATASTVTNPMDVVRARVQVEGRSSVIETFRQLIKEEGCWGLTKGLSARIISSTPTALVMVVGYETLKKLSLRPELVDSRHW; via the exons ATGCAAGAGAAAAGGAACATCCAGATCATCGAGTGGGAGGACCTTGACAAAAGGAAGT ACTCTTTCGGGGTGTTCATGACGATGACCATCCGGGCCACCGTCTACCCGGCCACACTCATTCGCACTCGGCTGCAGGTGCAGAGGGGCAAGTCACTCTACAGCGGCACTTTTGACGCCTTCTTCAAGATTC GGACAGAGGGCGTTCGAGGCCTTTATCGCGGCTTTATGGTCAACACCTTCACACTCATCTCAGGCCAGGCTTACATAACCACCTATGAGCTGGTGAGGAAGTATGTCTCCCAGTATTCTGAGGACAATACGGTCAAGTCACTGGTGGCGGGCGGCTTCGCCTCCCTGGTTGCTCAGAGCATCACTGTTCCTATAGATGTTATCTCTCAGCAGCTAATGATGCAGGGCCAAGGGGAGCACCTCACCCGCTTTAGACTCAACTTTAACACAGAGACTGGAAAGCCCAAAAAAGTGTTCGGCCAAACCAGAAACATCATGGGTCAGATTTTTGCGGCTGATGGATTCAGGGGCTTCTACAGGGGATATGTGGCTTCTTTACTCACATATATCCCAAACAGTGCTGTCTGGTGgcctttttatcatttttatgcTG AGCAACTTTCTCAACTGGCTCCCAGTGACTGCCCTCATCTAATTCTACAAGCCATGGCTGGACCTCTGGCTGCCGCTACTGCCTCAACTGTCACCAACCCAATGGATGTGGTCAGAGCCAGAGTGCAG gtTGAAGGGAGGTCTTCAGTCATCGAGACGTTCAGGCAGCTAATCAAAGAGGAGGGCTGCTGGGGATTGACCAAAGGACTGTCGGCACGCATCATCTCATCCACACCCACTGCCCTTGTCATGGTGGTCGGCTACGAGACGCTAAAAAAACTGAGTTTGCGGCCGGAGCTGGTGGACTCGAGACACTGGTAG